One part of the Microlunatus elymi genome encodes these proteins:
- a CDS encoding glycoside hydrolase family 35 protein, with protein sequence MTQPPVDVVPGLEHFLRNGEPHQIISGALHYFRIPAELWPDRLARLRALGCNTVETYVAWNFHRPYRDRPSDFTGMRDLGRFLDLAAAADLDILVRPGPYICAEWDNGGLPAWLLDDHRAAAALRTSDPAYLDHVDQWFDELLPIIVRRQADRGGRVIGVQVENEYGSFGNDHDYLQHLQDGLVERGVTSMLFTSDGPTELMLSGGRLGDTFATINFGSRQREAFALLDQLQPGRPGMCMEFWNGWFDHWGEQHHTRDAADAAAELDQLLSDGRSVNLYMAHGGTNFGTWAGANLGDHDRLQPTVTSYDYDSPIAEDGRLTDKFHAFRDVISKRTGARPPQPPADAEIQPARSVGVTDFLDLQQILDNREPVPSPTPETFEHLGLHHGVVRYRTKIAGPITGELGLVGLADLAEVRLDGALIGRLGRLDADPAYPLATETKLPIDVAAGDHDLDVTVQSLGRVNFGPGIGDHKGLGRIRLDYQHLFGFEQSALDLEQLPGLADLDWQPAGDRPGFYRTTVQVEEVADAYLELPGWHNGFLYLNGFNLGRYWNPAGPQRTLYAPAPLWRTGANELVILEFTAPGGEIAWRDRPDLG encoded by the coding sequence GTGACCCAGCCACCCGTCGACGTCGTTCCAGGCCTTGAGCATTTCCTCCGCAACGGTGAGCCGCATCAGATCATCTCCGGCGCCCTGCACTACTTCCGCATCCCGGCCGAGCTCTGGCCGGATCGGCTGGCCCGGCTGCGGGCGCTGGGTTGCAACACCGTGGAGACCTACGTCGCCTGGAACTTCCACCGGCCCTACCGCGATCGGCCGTCCGATTTCACCGGCATGCGGGACCTCGGCCGGTTCCTCGACCTGGCCGCGGCAGCGGATCTGGACATCCTGGTCCGGCCGGGCCCCTACATCTGTGCCGAGTGGGACAACGGCGGTCTGCCGGCCTGGCTGCTGGATGATCACCGGGCCGCAGCGGCGTTGCGGACCAGCGACCCGGCCTACCTTGATCATGTCGACCAGTGGTTCGACGAGTTGCTGCCGATCATCGTCCGCCGGCAGGCCGACCGGGGCGGCCGGGTGATCGGGGTCCAGGTCGAGAACGAGTACGGCAGCTTCGGCAATGATCACGACTACCTGCAACACCTGCAGGACGGGCTGGTCGAGCGCGGAGTGACGTCGATGCTGTTCACCTCCGACGGTCCGACCGAGTTGATGTTGTCCGGGGGCCGGCTCGGCGACACGTTCGCGACGATCAACTTCGGCTCCCGGCAGCGAGAAGCCTTTGCCCTGTTGGATCAGCTGCAGCCGGGCAGGCCCGGCATGTGCATGGAATTCTGGAACGGCTGGTTCGATCACTGGGGCGAGCAGCACCACACCCGGGACGCCGCCGACGCTGCCGCCGAGCTTGATCAACTTCTGTCGGACGGCCGTTCGGTCAATCTCTACATGGCCCACGGCGGTACGAACTTCGGCACCTGGGCCGGCGCGAATCTCGGCGATCACGATCGACTGCAACCGACCGTCACCAGCTACGACTACGACTCGCCGATCGCCGAGGACGGCCGGCTGACCGACAAGTTCCACGCGTTCCGAGACGTGATCAGCAAGCGTACGGGGGCCCGGCCTCCCCAGCCGCCGGCCGATGCTGAGATCCAACCGGCGCGCAGCGTCGGGGTCACCGACTTCCTCGACCTGCAACAGATCCTGGACAACCGCGAGCCGGTGCCGAGCCCGACCCCGGAGACGTTCGAGCATCTCGGCCTGCATCACGGCGTGGTTCGCTACCGGACCAAGATCGCCGGACCGATCACCGGCGAGCTCGGCCTGGTCGGTTTGGCCGACCTGGCCGAGGTACGGCTGGACGGCGCATTGATCGGCCGGCTCGGCCGGCTGGACGCCGATCCCGCCTACCCGCTCGCCACCGAGACCAAGCTGCCGATCGACGTCGCCGCCGGTGATCATGATCTTGACGTCACCGTCCAATCGCTGGGCCGGGTCAACTTCGGACCGGGCATCGGCGACCACAAGGGCCTCGGCCGGATCCGGCTCGATTACCAGCACCTGTTCGGATTCGAGCAGTCTGCTCTCGACCTGGAGCAGCTACCCGGCCTGGCAGATCTCGACTGGCAACCTGCTGGCGACCGGCCGGGCTTCTACCGCACCACGGTGCAGGTCGAGGAAGTCGCCGACGCGTATCTTGAGCTGCCCGGCTGGCACAACGGCTTCTTGTATCTGAACGGGTTCAACCTGGGCCGCTACTGGAACCCGGCCGGACCGCAGCGCACTCTGTACGCTCCGGCGCCGTTGTGGCGCACCGGCGCCAACGAGTTGGTGATCTTGGAATTCACCGCTCCGGGTGGCGAGATCGCCTGGCGGGACCGGCCCGACCTCGGCTGA
- a CDS encoding sensor histidine kinase, translated as MTFHGVHRPQQRLRRPLTRLGRTPISAPIRMAAEAVVVFGATVVGALLLHLVMTADAHPLQGQAVPVLGATTAGSIAVVAVLSALNSHLRPDLGLRLISYAFGFYALVGMPISVVNAVPGRSPLVRGAAAASVVVFGALLLLGLAERLPRWWSWPRAITAALVLNALAMTTAVVLPERILDTTDLYVGGTVLLAGWGLLACAFIMRGLRRRSPAWWRIGFGLALLCAARALLLFTGSNLEFAVMRFIGVLVLLAAACLQTHAVMIERRAVAAEEAERTAAAERAALERRHEIRNALIALSSVTTLMTPRPDVEAVTGGRSISAMINDELARLHGLLEKTSPSDDDNSAAVDAVLTRLVTLRRLSGSEITLRCPPGLRVAVSTATLAQVVTNLLANCARHAPGAEVYVGVERKAAGCVIEISDAGPGLDPAAPTIGDGLGLALSSRLVEAAGGRLELRTGTRFPTGTTALLHLPTAAESTRHLTVAPAVSERMAS; from the coding sequence ATGACTTTTCACGGCGTACACCGACCGCAGCAGCGGTTGCGCCGACCGTTGACGCGGTTGGGTCGTACGCCGATCTCCGCGCCGATACGGATGGCCGCCGAGGCTGTCGTGGTGTTCGGTGCCACCGTCGTCGGCGCGCTGCTATTACACCTCGTCATGACGGCGGACGCCCATCCGCTGCAGGGCCAGGCAGTTCCGGTGCTGGGCGCCACGACCGCGGGCTCGATCGCGGTGGTCGCCGTCCTGTCCGCACTCAACTCCCACCTGCGACCGGACCTCGGGTTGCGGCTGATCAGCTACGCCTTCGGCTTCTACGCCCTGGTCGGGATGCCGATCAGTGTCGTCAACGCCGTGCCCGGACGCAGCCCACTGGTACGCGGTGCCGCGGCCGCCTCCGTCGTCGTCTTCGGCGCGCTGCTCCTGCTCGGACTGGCCGAGCGACTGCCGCGGTGGTGGTCCTGGCCACGCGCGATCACCGCCGCCCTGGTGCTGAACGCGCTGGCGATGACGACCGCGGTGGTGCTGCCCGAACGGATCCTCGACACCACCGATCTGTACGTCGGCGGCACCGTCCTGCTCGCCGGTTGGGGCCTGCTGGCCTGCGCCTTCATCATGCGTGGCCTGCGCCGTCGGTCGCCGGCGTGGTGGCGCATCGGCTTCGGGCTGGCCCTCCTCTGCGCGGCCCGGGCGCTGCTGCTGTTCACCGGGAGCAATCTCGAATTCGCGGTGATGCGGTTCATCGGCGTGCTGGTCCTGCTGGCGGCAGCCTGCCTGCAGACCCACGCGGTGATGATCGAACGCCGCGCGGTCGCCGCCGAGGAGGCCGAACGCACCGCCGCGGCCGAGCGGGCCGCGCTCGAACGCCGGCACGAGATCCGCAACGCCTTGATCGCCCTGTCCTCGGTGACCACGTTGATGACGCCGCGTCCCGACGTGGAGGCGGTGACCGGAGGTCGTTCGATCAGCGCGATGATCAACGACGAATTGGCCCGGCTGCACGGACTGCTGGAAAAGACGTCGCCGAGCGACGACGACAACTCGGCCGCGGTGGACGCCGTACTCACTCGATTGGTCACCCTGCGCCGGCTCTCCGGCTCCGAGATCACCCTGCGCTGCCCGCCCGGCCTGCGGGTCGCCGTGTCCACCGCCACCCTCGCCCAGGTGGTCACCAACCTGCTGGCCAACTGTGCCCGGCATGCTCCCGGCGCCGAGGTCTACGTCGGGGTCGAACGCAAGGCTGCCGGGTGCGTGATCGAGATCAGCGACGCCGGGCCCGGGCTGGACCCGGCGGCACCGACGATCGGGGACGGCCTGGGGCTGGCGCTCTCGTCGCGACTGGTGGAAGCAGCCGGCGGCAGGCTCGAGTTGCGCACCGGGACCCGCTTCCCGACCGGGACCACGGCGCTGCTGCATCTCCCCACGGCCGCGGAATCGACCCGACATCTCACCGTGGCACCGGCGGTGAGCGAGCGGATGGCGTCGTGA
- a CDS encoding signal peptidase I — MATAASQPPEAESGVEVVTAAVPAGKPRRFLGRLGAVVLTLVVVAVVALAVALTVLPALVGGQTLTVLSGSMQPRLPVGSVVVNKPADVATLQRGDIVTYAIGDTLITHRIVAIKQSSDGPVFTTRGDANNADDTAPVHAAQLRGRLWYDVPYIGTVRNFVLSKAGIMVGGGAVVLCAGIWFLVRLNRPRELNQSRQDGS, encoded by the coding sequence ATGGCAACGGCAGCATCTCAACCTCCCGAGGCCGAGAGCGGCGTCGAGGTCGTGACTGCGGCCGTTCCCGCCGGGAAGCCGCGCCGATTCCTCGGCCGGCTGGGTGCCGTGGTGCTCACGCTGGTCGTGGTCGCGGTCGTCGCGCTGGCGGTCGCGTTGACGGTGCTTCCCGCGTTGGTCGGCGGGCAGACGCTGACGGTGCTGTCGGGCAGCATGCAGCCGCGGCTGCCGGTCGGATCGGTTGTGGTGAACAAGCCGGCCGATGTGGCGACACTCCAACGCGGCGACATCGTCACGTACGCCATCGGGGACACCCTGATCACCCACCGGATCGTCGCGATCAAGCAGAGCTCCGACGGGCCGGTGTTCACCACCAGGGGCGATGCGAACAATGCCGACGACACCGCACCGGTGCATGCCGCTCAGCTCCGCGGCCGACTCTGGTACGACGTGCCCTACATCGGCACCGTACGCAATTTCGTACTGAGCAAGGCGGGCATCATGGTCGGCGGCGGAGCCGTGGTGTTGTGCGCCGGGATCTGGTTCCTGGTACGGCTGAATCGGCCCCGTGAACTGAATCAATCCCGCCAAGACGGATCATGA
- a CDS encoding LuxR C-terminal-related transcriptional regulator, which produces MTLGTVLVVDDHDLVAASLTYALSGHGFDAHRLPVSDLETVKAAAEDLIPAWPGPAGPGWSAPMGVVLLDLDLGTGPDGRALDGVDLVAPLRAQGWLVLVLTGTSELDRVAAAVVAGAADWVVKGADLTELVAATVALAQGGGMSEAERRTMLERHQAAQQAAAAVDRRLARLTAKEREVLDQLAAGTSAAQIAQQSYTSIRTVRAHIRSILTKLDVNSQGAATAIAHTARQNPTAISAAVWRESRVRPTPGVRLVPVDRPG; this is translated from the coding sequence GTGACGCTCGGGACGGTGCTGGTCGTCGACGACCACGATCTGGTGGCCGCGAGCCTGACGTACGCGCTGTCCGGGCACGGCTTCGACGCCCACCGGCTGCCGGTCAGCGATCTGGAGACCGTCAAGGCGGCGGCCGAGGACCTCATCCCCGCCTGGCCGGGCCCGGCCGGTCCTGGATGGTCAGCTCCGATGGGCGTGGTGCTGCTCGACCTGGATCTGGGCACCGGTCCGGACGGCCGGGCTCTCGACGGGGTGGACCTGGTGGCGCCGCTGCGCGCTCAGGGCTGGCTGGTGCTCGTGCTGACCGGGACCTCCGAGCTCGACCGAGTCGCCGCGGCCGTCGTCGCCGGTGCCGCGGACTGGGTCGTGAAGGGAGCCGACCTGACCGAGTTGGTCGCGGCGACCGTCGCGCTGGCTCAAGGCGGCGGCATGTCGGAGGCCGAACGCCGTACGATGCTCGAGCGTCACCAGGCTGCCCAACAGGCGGCGGCAGCGGTCGATCGACGGCTGGCCCGGCTGACGGCCAAGGAGCGTGAGGTGCTGGATCAGCTGGCCGCCGGCACCTCGGCTGCCCAGATCGCGCAGCAGAGCTACACCTCGATCCGGACCGTACGAGCCCACATCCGCAGCATTCTGACCAAACTCGACGTCAACTCCCAGGGCGCGGCCACGGCCATCGCTCACACGGCTCGGCAGAACCCGACGGCGATCTCCGCCGCGGTGTGGCGGGAGAGCCGGGTGCGCCCCACACCCGGCGTCCGCTTGGTGCCGGTCGATCGACCCGGCTAG
- a CDS encoding TasA family protein, translating into MESKTKKKLATAAAGVVVVGAAVSLTAGTFSYFTDSNTTSQQRVKTGHLKIGTSLDHRINITKVIPGWSDSNSFTVTNEGNVDGYLTLKVIDKGSDTAMLNAVQLCGVNGNGCMSLGAVENAGTIRPGIKLAPGEPTTFVFQMKLPDNGQDQNYLENLQAKAVLEATLTSAPV; encoded by the coding sequence ATGGAATCCAAGACCAAGAAGAAATTGGCTACCGCTGCGGCCGGCGTCGTCGTGGTCGGAGCAGCCGTCAGCCTGACTGCCGGGACCTTCTCATACTTCACCGACAGCAACACGACGTCGCAGCAGCGAGTCAAGACCGGCCACCTCAAGATCGGCACCAGCCTGGATCACCGGATCAACATCACCAAGGTCATTCCCGGCTGGAGCGATTCGAACAGCTTCACGGTGACCAACGAGGGCAACGTCGACGGCTACCTGACCTTGAAGGTCATCGACAAGGGCAGCGACACCGCCATGTTGAACGCCGTCCAGCTCTGCGGTGTCAACGGCAACGGCTGCATGTCACTCGGTGCGGTCGAGAACGCGGGCACCATCCGCCCGGGCATCAAACTCGCCCCGGGAGAGCCGACAACGTTCGTCTTCCAGATGAAGCTGCCGGACAACGGTCAGGACCAGAACTACCTCGAGAATCTCCAGGCCAAGGCGGTCCTCGAGGCGACGCTGACCAGCGCCCCGGTGTAA
- a CDS encoding MarR family winged helix-turn-helix transcriptional regulator: protein MRDEVDGLVEAWRRERPDLDSSPMEVLSRVTRLAHYLDRQRRTAFARHELESWEFDVLAALRRSGDPYQLSPGQLLRETMVTSGTMTNRVDRLAARGLVNRTNRPDDRRGVLVRLTPDGKRAVDAAITDLLRAEHQILGVLPSAQRDQLAEALRQLIAPYE, encoded by the coding sequence ATGCGCGACGAGGTCGACGGTCTGGTCGAGGCGTGGCGCCGGGAACGGCCGGATCTGGACAGCTCGCCGATGGAGGTGCTCTCCCGAGTCACCCGACTGGCGCACTACCTGGATCGGCAGCGGCGGACGGCGTTCGCCCGGCATGAACTGGAGTCCTGGGAGTTCGACGTGCTGGCGGCACTGCGCCGCTCCGGCGATCCTTATCAACTCAGCCCGGGCCAACTGCTGCGCGAAACCATGGTCACCTCCGGCACCATGACCAATCGGGTCGACCGGCTCGCGGCGCGCGGCCTGGTCAACCGGACGAACCGGCCCGACGATCGGCGCGGTGTGCTGGTCCGGCTGACGCCCGACGGCAAGCGCGCGGTCGATGCGGCGATCACCGACCTGCTCCGCGCCGAACACCAGATCCTCGGCGTGTTGCCGAGCGCGCAGCGTGATCAGCTTGCCGAGGCCCTGCGCCAACTGATCGCCCCGTACGAATAG
- a CDS encoding patatin-like phospholipase domain-containing protein, producing the protein MPTDPNHEPEQECDIVLQGGTASGVIYPRALAALARRYRLRGIGGTSAGAMAAAVAAAAEYGRVTGRGGFGLFDQIPHELGRGRMLALFQPQPNTRTLLRLMLILTGGDRMNGRSLPNRIFAALGTAVTGYPPAAVLGALPGLILIILGIVIAGPWAIVLGAVLLVIVELVALLVSIMINLTRDVPENSFGMCTGLTESEPTKDERGPALTEWLANKINAAAGLQTDDPPLTFGQLWTAGCQDPDMDAALKDPRQRRIDLRVTTTCLSESRPYDLPFAAHRFFYDPDEWRRIFPPKVMAALEAAAEPRSPERADAQSWEIDRQQGIAHSPGLCRLPDAQDLPVIIAARMSLSMPLVISAVPLWVIERADEGPDGRLDPTGPRRFVKVWFSDGGLSNNFPVQLFDAALPTRPTYAINLQSFPPGVQPDTDEADNVEWAHGNNDGLAPKIARWPNRGIAAVAGFLGAIYTSSSSWQDTTQLSFPGFRDRIVRVLQTKHEGGINLAMDDEMIERLARRGERAADAIMNQFAEPHYPPYVDGRPTSTGWDNHRWVRYRALLSVLPDWAESYGLGRAVLGERLLADPPSYRFGSESERELAGELDRVLDELARVVEEADPQALAALTDRPRPVGVLRRMPQV; encoded by the coding sequence ATGCCGACCGACCCGAACCACGAACCCGAGCAGGAATGCGACATCGTCCTTCAGGGCGGGACCGCGTCCGGGGTGATCTATCCGCGGGCGTTGGCGGCGCTGGCCCGGCGGTACCGGTTGCGCGGGATCGGCGGCACGTCGGCCGGTGCGATGGCCGCGGCGGTGGCCGCTGCGGCCGAGTACGGCCGGGTGACCGGCCGAGGCGGCTTCGGGCTGTTCGATCAGATCCCGCACGAGCTCGGTCGCGGCCGGATGCTCGCGCTGTTCCAGCCGCAGCCGAACACCCGGACCTTGCTGCGGCTGATGTTGATCCTGACCGGTGGCGATCGGATGAACGGCCGCAGCCTGCCCAATCGGATCTTCGCCGCGCTGGGTACTGCGGTCACCGGCTATCCGCCGGCTGCGGTGCTCGGCGCGCTGCCCGGATTGATCTTGATCATCCTGGGCATCGTGATCGCGGGGCCTTGGGCGATCGTGCTCGGTGCGGTTCTGCTGGTGATTGTCGAGCTGGTCGCGCTGCTCGTCTCGATCATGATCAACTTGACCAGAGACGTACCGGAGAACAGCTTCGGGATGTGCACCGGGCTGACCGAATCCGAACCCACCAAGGACGAACGCGGACCGGCGCTGACCGAATGGCTGGCGAACAAGATCAACGCCGCCGCCGGTCTGCAGACCGATGACCCGCCGCTGACCTTCGGTCAGCTGTGGACTGCGGGGTGTCAGGACCCTGACATGGATGCGGCGTTGAAGGATCCGCGGCAACGCCGGATCGACCTGCGGGTGACGACCACCTGCCTGAGTGAGTCCCGGCCGTACGATCTGCCGTTCGCGGCGCATCGGTTCTTCTACGACCCCGACGAGTGGCGACGGATCTTTCCGCCGAAGGTGATGGCGGCGTTGGAGGCGGCTGCCGAACCGCGTAGTCCGGAACGGGCCGACGCACAGTCCTGGGAGATCGACCGCCAGCAAGGGATTGCGCACTCGCCGGGGCTGTGCCGGCTGCCCGACGCGCAGGACCTGCCGGTGATCATCGCCGCCCGGATGTCGCTGAGCATGCCGCTGGTGATCTCCGCGGTCCCGCTGTGGGTGATCGAACGCGCCGACGAGGGTCCGGACGGCCGACTGGATCCGACCGGTCCGCGCCGGTTCGTCAAGGTCTGGTTCTCCGACGGCGGGCTGTCCAACAACTTCCCGGTGCAACTCTTCGACGCGGCGTTGCCGACCCGGCCCACGTACGCGATCAATCTGCAGAGCTTTCCACCCGGCGTACAGCCGGACACCGACGAGGCGGACAACGTCGAGTGGGCGCACGGCAACAACGACGGCTTGGCACCCAAGATCGCCCGCTGGCCGAACCGCGGGATCGCTGCTGTGGCGGGATTCCTGGGTGCGATCTACACCTCATCCAGCAGTTGGCAGGACACCACTCAGCTGTCGTTTCCCGGGTTCCGGGATCGGATCGTCCGGGTCCTGCAGACCAAGCACGAGGGCGGCATCAATCTGGCGATGGACGACGAGATGATCGAACGGCTGGCGCGGCGCGGGGAGCGGGCCGCGGACGCGATCATGAACCAGTTCGCAGAGCCGCACTATCCGCCGTACGTGGACGGCCGGCCGACCAGCACCGGCTGGGACAACCATCGCTGGGTGCGCTACCGGGCCTTGCTGTCGGTGCTGCCCGACTGGGCGGAGTCGTACGGCCTCGGGCGGGCGGTGCTGGGGGAGCGGCTGCTGGCCGATCCGCCGAGTTATCGATTCGGCAGCGAGTCCGAGCGTGAGTTGGCCGGCGAGCTGGATCGGGTGCTGGACGAACTCGCCCGGGTCGTCGAGGAGGCCGATCCACAGGCGCTGGCTGCGCTCACCGATCGCCCGCGCCCGGTCGGCGTGCTGCGCCGGATGCCGCAGGTCTGA
- the glmU gene encoding bifunctional UDP-N-acetylglucosamine diphosphorylase/glucosamine-1-phosphate N-acetyltransferase GlmU: MSTSTTASEPGATPEAVPVAAVIVLAAGGGTRMKSKRSKLLHEIAGRPLIAHAINAAEALHAQQLAVVVGVMADQVEPALQQLAPNVRVVHQTDDAYGTGHAVRCAVAELGELQGEVVVTYGDVPLLTGETLQRFTAQHRAEGNQITVLTARVPDPTGYGRIVRAADGGVERIVEHKDAGEAERAIDEINSGVFVFDAQVLTDGLSRLSTDNAQGEYYLTDLPDIARGLGHRVGAYVTDDLWEVEGVNTRVQLAALGRELNRRICERWMLAGVTIVDPQTTWIQADVDLAPDVTLLPGTSLEGTTVVGSGSVIGPDTTLRDVEVGEDATVCRTHGSLAVVGDGVTVGPFAYLRPGTVLDSRAHVGTFVELKNAHVGPGAKVPHLSYVGDAEIGEGANIGAGTIFANYDGVNKHKSTVGRFSFVGSDTVLVAPVDIADGAYVAAGSAITENVGSGELGIARGRQHNSSGWVGRNRAGTNTDKASSPQATSAQGDQR, from the coding sequence GTGAGCACATCGACCACCGCCAGCGAACCCGGTGCAACCCCCGAAGCCGTACCGGTCGCCGCGGTGATCGTGCTGGCTGCCGGGGGTGGCACCCGGATGAAATCGAAACGGTCCAAGCTGCTGCACGAGATCGCCGGCCGTCCGCTGATCGCGCACGCGATCAACGCCGCCGAAGCTCTGCACGCCCAGCAGCTCGCCGTGGTCGTCGGGGTGATGGCCGATCAGGTCGAACCGGCCCTGCAGCAGCTGGCGCCGAACGTACGCGTCGTCCACCAGACCGATGATGCCTACGGCACCGGTCACGCCGTACGGTGTGCGGTCGCCGAGCTCGGCGAGCTGCAGGGCGAGGTGGTGGTCACCTACGGCGACGTGCCGCTGCTGACCGGCGAGACGCTGCAGCGGTTCACCGCGCAGCATCGCGCCGAGGGCAATCAGATCACCGTGCTGACCGCCCGGGTGCCCGATCCAACCGGGTACGGCCGGATCGTCCGAGCCGCAGACGGAGGTGTCGAGCGGATCGTCGAACACAAGGACGCCGGCGAGGCCGAACGGGCCATCGACGAGATCAACTCCGGCGTCTTCGTCTTCGACGCGCAGGTGCTCACCGACGGTCTATCCCGGCTGAGCACCGACAACGCGCAGGGCGAGTACTACCTGACCGACCTGCCCGACATCGCCCGCGGGCTCGGGCACCGGGTCGGCGCCTACGTCACCGACGACCTGTGGGAGGTCGAGGGCGTCAACACCCGGGTTCAGCTGGCCGCGCTCGGCCGCGAACTCAATCGGCGGATCTGCGAACGGTGGATGCTCGCCGGGGTGACCATCGTCGACCCGCAGACCACCTGGATCCAGGCCGATGTCGATCTTGCTCCCGACGTCACCCTGCTGCCGGGCACCAGCCTGGAGGGGACCACGGTGGTCGGCTCCGGTTCGGTGATCGGTCCGGACACCACGCTGCGCGACGTCGAGGTCGGTGAGGACGCGACCGTCTGCCGTACCCACGGCTCGCTGGCGGTGGTCGGGGACGGCGTCACAGTCGGCCCGTTCGCCTACCTGCGGCCGGGCACCGTACTGGACAGCCGAGCGCACGTCGGTACCTTCGTGGAGCTGAAGAACGCCCACGTCGGACCCGGCGCCAAGGTGCCGCACCTCAGCTACGTCGGCGATGCCGAGATCGGCGAGGGTGCGAACATCGGTGCCGGCACGATCTTCGCCAATTACGACGGGGTGAACAAGCACAAGTCGACCGTCGGCCGGTTCAGTTTCGTCGGCAGCGACACCGTGCTGGTGGCTCCGGTCGACATCGCCGACGGCGCCTACGTCGCGGCCGGCTCGGCGATCACTGAGAACGTCGGCTCGGGCGAGTTGGGAATTGCCCGCGGACGGCAGCACAATTCGTCCGGATGGGTCGGCCGCAATCGGGCCGGCACCAACACCGACAAGGCCTCATCACCACAAGCAACATCGGCACAGGGAGACCAGCGATGA
- a CDS encoding ribose-phosphate diphosphokinase codes for MLFTGRAYPELAHEIADLMKVELVPTRALAYANSEIYVRFEESVRGSDAFVIQSHSAPVNEWVMEQLIMVDALKRASAKRITVVAPFYPYARQDKKHAGREPISARLIADLYKTAGADRLMSVDLHAAQIQGFFDGPVDHLWALPVLAKHVKAQYDTSEMTIVSPDAGRVRLADMWSDQLGCPLAIIHKRRDPNVANTVAVHEVVGDVQGRVCLLVDDMIDTAGTICQAAEALVARGAKSVIAAATHPVLSGPATERLNDSLFEEVIVTNTLAIPPERQFGKLTVLSIAPLIARAIQEVFEDGSVTSLFNGAS; via the coding sequence ATGTTGTTCACCGGGCGGGCCTATCCCGAACTCGCCCACGAGATCGCAGACCTGATGAAGGTCGAGCTGGTCCCGACCCGAGCCCTGGCCTACGCCAATTCCGAGATCTACGTCCGCTTCGAGGAGTCCGTCCGCGGCTCCGACGCCTTCGTCATCCAGTCCCACTCCGCGCCGGTGAACGAGTGGGTGATGGAGCAGTTGATCATGGTCGACGCGCTGAAACGCGCATCGGCCAAGCGGATCACCGTGGTCGCGCCGTTCTATCCGTACGCCCGGCAGGACAAGAAGCACGCCGGCCGGGAGCCGATCTCCGCGCGGCTGATCGCCGATCTCTACAAGACCGCCGGCGCCGACCGGCTGATGTCGGTGGATCTGCACGCGGCGCAGATCCAGGGCTTCTTCGACGGCCCGGTTGATCATTTGTGGGCTCTGCCGGTGCTGGCCAAACACGTCAAGGCGCAGTACGACACCAGCGAGATGACGATCGTCTCGCCCGACGCCGGCCGGGTCCGGCTGGCCGACATGTGGAGTGATCAACTCGGCTGCCCGTTGGCGATCATCCACAAACGACGCGACCCGAACGTGGCCAACACCGTGGCCGTGCACGAGGTGGTCGGCGACGTCCAGGGCCGGGTCTGCCTGCTGGTCGACGACATGATCGACACCGCCGGCACGATCTGCCAGGCCGCCGAGGCGCTGGTCGCCCGCGGCGCCAAGTCGGTGATCGCCGCGGCCACCCACCCCGTCCTCTCCGGGCCCGCGACCGAACGGCTGAACGACTCGCTGTTCGAGGAAGTGATCGTGACCAACACGCTGGCGATCCCGCCGGAGCGGCAGTTCGGCAAACTCACCGTGCTGTCGATCGCGCCGCTGATCGCCCGCGCGATCCAGGAGGTCTTCGAGGACGGCTCGGTCACCTCGCTCTTCAACGGCGCCAGCTGA